The Deinococcus metallilatus genome segment GGATGTTGGTGAGGTCTTCCAGGCCAAAGATCGAGCCTGGGAAGCGGGTCAGGAGCATCTGACTCAGAACGTGGTTGCGATCAGCGACGAACCGTCTTTCCCGACTGCTCAGGGCGACGAGTCGCCGCGTGGCAGATCGGGTGCCTTTGCGCTGGAGGGATTTCCGTGTACGAGTGAACTGGTCTTTTCGCTGGCGAGTGGCCGCCCCCTTCTCAAACAGGCTACGCCCGTCCTGGTCGGTGGCGACGAAGTGATATCTCTGACCCACGTCCACACCAACAACGTTCTTGTGATCGGTTGGCCGAGGGTCGGGAAGCTCAAGGTTCAGGGCGACGATGAGGTAATACTGTTTCTTCGACTTCTGGTAGTAGAGCTTGGCAGCCCCCATCTCGCACCCCGCCGCGATTGCGTCAAGGTGCTTCTGGTAGCCGTCGAACTCCAGCACCGTGCGGCCCCGAAGCGTGGAAATGCTGACCCGGCCATCCTTCTTCCACGAGTAGTCGCGGCCATACTGGTACTCCAGCGTGCGGGAGACGAACTTGGGCGCAGAATCCAGCCCCTTGTAGCGGCGTTTGGTGAAGCCTTTTTCGCGGGCGCTGAGGTTCTGCTTCAGCTTCGTCCACTGCGCTTTGTAGGTGGCCGCGACTTGTCTCTCAACGGTGCAGGCAAGCTGCGCCCCCAGCCCAAAGCGTTCCCGCAGCGTCTCGTAAGCCGCTTTGTGAATCTTCGGGGCCGAGGACGTTTTGTCCAGCTTGAATGCCTCTTTGGAGGCGAAGTTCAGAGCGTCACGGTAGGCCAGGCTCACCGCGTCCAGCATCGCCTTTTGTTCCGGCGTGTGGCGCAGCTTCAGCTTGGCGCTGATCGTGACTCTCATAGGAAGATTTTATGCTGGTGAAAAAACCAGATCGAGCAGCATCGGCGTTGAGGCAGCCCTGCGGGCTGCGCCCCGCTCCTCCCATGACTGAAGTCACGGGTGTCCGCGGGGCAAATCCATGAACCGCCCTGACCGTCGTCAGTCCCGTCCCCGCCTGCCGGAGACGGTACCGGACGCGCTGTCACGAGTGGAGGGCCTGCGGCGGCAGGTGTACTTCTGGGCGCTGGGGCTGGGGAGCGTCATCCTGGTGGCGACGTGGGTCTTGCAGACCCGGCGTCCGACCCCCGATCCCTACGTGCTGTACGGGCATCCGGTGCTGCTGTTGCAGTGCCTCTGGGCGGTGGTCTGGCTGCTACAGCGCCGGTCCCTGCTGGTCGCGGAGCGGGTGGTCTTCATCGTCAACTCGGTCGCGGTGCTGGCCCAGCTCTTTTTGTCGCTCCTGACCCGCGATAATCAGGTGCTCGGCCTGGCGAGCGGCGCGTACTGGATGCTGGTCGCCGTCTCGATCCTGAGTTACCTGATGTTCAGCACGCGGCAGGCGCTGTGGCTCTCGGCGGCCTTCTATGGGCTGGGCGTGGTGCTGCCCTGGGCGGCGCTGGTCAGCCGGGGCGAGGGGCTGGGCGCCCAGCCGGAACTGGCGCGCGTGCAGCTCACCTGCGGGGCCATCCTGGTGCTGCTCTACAGCCTGGCGTGGTACCGCGAACGCTTCCTGGTGGAGCGCGGCCAGCGCCTGACGCTGGAGCAACTCGCCAACACCGATCCCCTCACGCAACTCCCCAACCGCCGCGCCCTCTACCCGGTCATCGAGCGGCTGCTGGAGGAGGGCGGGCGGGGCACAGTGGGCTGCCTGATCCTGTTCGACCTCGACCACTTCAAGCGCATCAACGACACGCACGGCCACAACGCGGGCGACGAGGTGCTGATCCGGGGGGGGGGCCTGATCCGCGCCGCGCTGCGGGACACCGACCACCTGGGCCGCTGGGGCGGCGAGGAATTCCTGATCACCCTGCCCGGCGTGAGCGCCTCCCAGGGACAGGACATCGCGGAGCGGCTGCGGACGCGGCTGGCGGCCCACACCTTTCCCGGAGTGGGCCAGGTGACCGCCAGTTTCGGTGTGGCGCCCTGCCTCCCCGGCGACGACCTGCCCCGCTGGACCGCCCGCGCCGACGCGGCGCTGTACCGCGCCAAGGACGAGGGGCGCAACCGTGTGGTCCTCCAGACCGACCGTTCCTCACCGGAGGAGCAGCAGGCGCCGTTGGTGGGCACGCACTGAGGCGGGGCGCGTCCCCGTGAGCGGTTCCCTCGCGCTCAGGCCGGAACCGCTCACGCCTGCGGGCACCACCTCGGGGTTTTCCAGCGTCTGCACGATATGGAAGAATTCCCGGCAGCAGCCTCGCGGTCGCCTACACCTTCACCCCGCCCGCCCCCAGGAGACTCCCCAGCCATGAAAGCCATCCAGATCCTGCTCGTCGAGGACAATCCCGCCGACATCATGCTCACCGAGGAAGCCTTCGCCGAGGCGCATTTCCCCCACCACCTCCACATCGCCAAGGACGGCGTCGAGGCCCTGGAGTTCCTGCGGCATGAAGCCCGTCACGCGGGCAGCCCCACCCCCGACGTGATCCTGCTCGACCTGAACATGCCCCGCATGAGCGGCCTGGAACTGCTGGACGTGCTCAAGGCCGACGTCGCCCTGCGGAATATCCCGGTCGTGGTGCTGACCACCTCGCGGGCCGAGAGTGACATCTGGCGCAGCTACAACCTGCACGCCAACGCCTACATCCCCAAGCCCGTCACCATCAGCGAGTTCGTGGAGGTCATCAAATCCTTCGAGAACTTCTGGTTCTCCACGGCGGCCCTGCCTCCCAAGCAGCGGCCCTGAGCGGGGAGGCGGCTTCTGGGCGGTGAATGGCCCCCGCGCAACAACACTGACATGGGGTGGCAGGACATACCCGCCACCCCAAATTTATTCACCTCCCCGGGTTACTTCGGCTCGTTGACGATCACGATGCGGCCCTCGGGCTGAGCATCGACGGTGGGATGGGCCCTGAAGTAGTTGACCAGGATGTCGATGTCGAGGGTGCCGGTGTCGAGGCGGCGGCCCTTGGTGTTCTTGAACACGTCGAAGCCGTCTCCGCCCGTCGCCGTGAAGGTGTTCATGGCGACTGTGTAGGTCTTGCTGTCGTCGAGGGGCTGGCCGTTCAGCGTGACGGCGGTGACGCGGCTCCCGGCGGGTTTGGAGAGGTCGAAGGTGTAGCTCATGCCCTTGCTGACATGCAGGAACTGGCCCTTGCCCTCGCTCCAGGTGGCGACGCCGTGCTCCAGCGCCTGCTTGATCTCCGCGCCGGTCAGGTCGAGGACCGTCAGGGTATTCCCGAAGGGCTGCACCGTGATCGCTTCCTCGAAGGTGATGGGACCGGGGTTGATGCTGGCGCGCACGCCGCCGCCGTTCACAAAGGCGATGACCGCCCCGGCCTTCTGCCCGGCTTCCAGCGCCGCGTCGGCCAGCACGTTCGCCATCGTGCTCTCGCGCTTGCGGACGATCTCGCGGTTGCCGTTGAGGCCCTGGGTGGTGTTGCCGATCACCTGGGCCCGCAGGCTGGCAATCGGCACGCTGAGCGTCTCGATCATGCGCTTGGCGGTGGGATCCTCGGGCAGATCGGCGGACACCACGATGGGATTGCCCTCATAGCTCTCGACAGCCCCGGCGTCGTTGAAGGTGACCCGGATACGGCCCAGCACCTTGCCCCACTCCCAGGCGGCGACCAGCAGCGTCTTGTTGCCGTCGGGGTTCTGCACGACGGTGGGGTAGGGACCTTCGGAGGGCGGGAAGTCCTTGTTGTCGAAGGTGCCCAGCAGGGTGTGGCTGTGGCCGCCCACGATCACGTCGATGCCGGGCACGGTCTTCGCGACTTCCTGTTCCAGCGGGTATCCCAGGTGCGAGAGCAGGATGATCTTGTTGATGCCCTGGGCCTGGAGGGCCTGCACGCTGCCGCGCAGGCTCTGCATCAGTTCCAGCATCTTCACGTTGTCGCCGGGGGAGCTGATCAGGGGCAGGTCGGGGGTGACCGCGCCGATTACGCCCACCTTCTGCCCCGCCACGTTCAG includes the following:
- a CDS encoding RNA-guided endonuclease InsQ/TnpB family protein; this encodes MRVTISAKLKLRHTPEQKAMLDAVSLAYRDALNFASKEAFKLDKTSSAPKIHKAAYETLRERFGLGAQLACTVERQVAATYKAQWTKLKQNLSAREKGFTKRRYKGLDSAPKFVSRTLEYQYGRDYSWKKDGRVSISTLRGRTVLEFDGYQKHLDAIAAGCEMGAAKLYYQKSKKQYYLIVALNLELPDPRPTDHKNVVGVDVGQRYHFVATDQDGRSLFEKGAATRQRKDQFTRTRKSLQRKGTRSATRRLVALSSRERRFVADRNHVLSQMLLTRFPGSIFGLEDLTNIRERTEGRRSPKASKKAKRAKRHRSQWSFAELQTMLAYKAPLHVALAVRVDANYTSQCCPRCGHCSKANRPNAGLEFVCEVCGDQGHADRVASVNIGLRTMLVRQDWMSTGALSMRPDVSDNEAKAARLSRYTELRWSPDANPRL
- a CDS encoding GGDEF domain-containing protein; amino-acid sequence: MNRPDRRQSRPRLPETVPDALSRVEGLRRQVYFWALGLGSVILVATWVLQTRRPTPDPYVLYGHPVLLLQCLWAVVWLLQRRSLLVAERVVFIVNSVAVLAQLFLSLLTRDNQVLGLASGAYWMLVAVSILSYLMFSTRQALWLSAAFYGLGVVLPWAALVSRGEGLGAQPELARVQLTCGAILVLLYSLAWYRERFLVERGQRLTLEQLANTDPLTQLPNRRALYPVIERLLEEGGRGTVGCLILFDLDHFKRINDTHGHNAGDEVLIRGGGLIRAALRDTDHLGRWGGEEFLITLPGVSASQGQDIAERLRTRLAAHTFPGVGQVTASFGVAPCLPGDDLPRWTARADAALYRAKDEGRNRVVLQTDRSSPEEQQAPLVGTH
- a CDS encoding response regulator, with amino-acid sequence MKAIQILLVEDNPADIMLTEEAFAEAHFPHHLHIAKDGVEALEFLRHEARHAGSPTPDVILLDLNMPRMSGLELLDVLKADVALRNIPVVVLTTSRAESDIWRSYNLHANAYIPKPVTISEFVEVIKSFENFWFSTAALPPKQRP
- a CDS encoding bifunctional metallophosphatase/5'-nucleotidase, which produces MKFWLLSAALLGSVASAAPLTVTILHSDDLHGHLDPVKVGQGTYGGYARQTALVRKYAAQDPNPLVLSGGDTFQGTLFYNVYQGLADVLFMNLQGYQAMAVGNHEFDNGPEALARFAQKAQFPLLAANLDVSQEARLKDLIKPYAVLNVAGQKVGVIGAVTPDLPLISSPGDNVKMLELMQSLRGSVQALQAQGINKIILLSHLGYPLEQEVAKTVPGIDVIVGGHSHTLLGTFDNKDFPPSEGPYPTVVQNPDGNKTLLVAAWEWGKVLGRIRVTFNDAGAVESYEGNPIVVSADLPEDPTAKRMIETLSVPIASLRAQVIGNTTQGLNGNREIVRKRESTMANVLADAALEAGQKAGAVIAFVNGGGVRASINPGPITFEEAITVQPFGNTLTVLDLTGAEIKQALEHGVATWSEGKGQFLHVSKGMSYTFDLSKPAGSRVTAVTLNGQPLDDSKTYTVAMNTFTATGGDGFDVFKNTKGRRLDTGTLDIDILVNYFRAHPTVDAQPEGRIVIVNEPK